The nucleotide sequence ATCGAATGCTGCCGTGTCGAGGGTGAGGATGTCGTCGTTGCTGTCCATCCGACCGGCCACCATCACAAGCGTGTCGAGGCCGCCGAGTTCATCGACGGCCGTCTCGACGAGGCGGTTGCAGTACTCCTCGTCGGCGATATCGCCGGGCAGCAGGATCGCCTTCCGGCCCTCTGAAGTGAGGAGATCTCTGACCTCCTCCGCATCCCGCTGCTCGTCGGGGAGGTAGGAGAGCACGAGGTCGGCGCCCTCGCGCGACAGAGCGATGGCGGCCGCACGACCGATGCCGGAGTCCGCGCCGGTGACGATGCCGCGAAAGCCCGTCAGCCGGTCTCGGCCGACATAACTCGTTTCGCCGTGATCCGGCTTCGGGTCCATCTTCCACGCTGCACCCGGCAGGCTCTGCTCCTGCTTGGGAAACGGCGGGGCCGGGTAGATAGTGTTCGGGTCGTGCTTGTCGTACTGGGTCATGACGCCACTGTGCTCCGCTCGGCTCACGGCCCCGTTCAGCAGTCGGGGGACGGCCTGCTCGGGCTTCCTCTCAGAGGGACCGCGTAGCGCTCCGATGTACCCCGGGTGCACCCTGTCTCCATGGCTGACCACACGCGTCCCAGCGCGGAGACTATCCAGGGCTGGCTCAAGACTGACTTCGGCCTGACGAGCGGCGAGATGGTGGCAGCGACCGGCGGGTACGACCGAGAGGCGACCGTCTGGTGTGCCACCGACGATGCCGGTGACCTCTGGACCGTGAAACGGACACGCCGCGACAACCGCTACGGGCTCCTCCTCGCGCTGGCTCTGGCGAACGCGGGCGTGAAAGGCGTGCCGGAGCAGCTGACGACGGCCGAGGGTATTCCGTGGAGCGAGCACGAAACCGATCGTCTCTCGGTCAGCCGATGGGTCGACGGGCGCGAGGCAGCCGAGCGCGGACTCGATGAGGCGGAGTGGACCCGGTTCGGCAGCCTCCTCCGGCGCGTGCACGAAGAGCCGAGGCTTCGTCCGCCCCGACCGGATCCACGACCGCGGCGCGGAATCCGGCGCGCGGGCGAGAGGATCCGGCATCGGCTCGCTCGCGTCGACGCTCTCGTCGCCGACGGCGGGTGGCCCGCGGAAAACGCTGACGCCGTCCGGATCGCGGCGGACTGGGCGCAGCTCCGAGAGAGGATCGGCGCGTTTCGGACGGCGGCCGCTCGGCTCAAGGCCGCGAAGAGCCCTACCGTCCGGGTGAGCTGCCACGGCGACCCCCACCTCGGCAACGTGATCGTGGACCGCTGTGGGCAGCCTTGGCTGATCGATTTCGACGATGCGGTTCACGCTCCCCGCGAGGTCGACCTCATGCTCATCGAACTCGGAGTGCTGTTCACCCTCCCGGTCTCGGAGGGCGAGCGGGCGGCATTCCATTCGGGGTACGGACCGGTCGATCTCGACCAGGACCGTCTGCTGCGCTTCGGTTGCGTCCGGGCGGTGGAGGATCTCCTCGACACCGTCATCGCGATTCTGGCACCGGGAGGCACGGTGCCCTCGAGCGACCTCGTCGCGATGCTCGCTGGCATCCTGTCCGCGCAGGGCCTCGCCGGCCTCGTCGCGGCGAGACTCACTGAAGTGTGAGCACGCCCAGGCTGCGACGCCTATGTTTCCTGCACCTCGCAGGGTTTTGCGGGGGTACAAGAACGGGGTACAGCACGACATGAAGACGTCGACGATCACTCGACGCGGCCTTCTGGCCGGCACCGTGGGAGCAGCGGCGACGGCTGTCCTGGCCGCCTGCGCCTCCACGCCCGGGCCGGTCGCCGCGGGCGGGCCAGCGGGGTCGCGCGCCACCGGCACAAAGGTCACCGGAACCCTGACCTTCGCCTACTGGGGTGGCAGCAGCGGTGAGACGGCCGGATTCGCCGAGATCAAGAGACGGTTCGAGGAGCGGAACCCGGGTACGGAGATCATCCTGAAGGTGCTCCCCTATACCGGGTTCTTCTCCAGCATCGATCGTGGAATCGTGTCGAACACGGCTCCCGATCTTTTCCGCGTTGACTACACCTCTATCGGCAAGTACATCTCGCACGGTGTGCTCCTCGACGTCACCCCGTATTTCTCGCGCGCAGAGACCGAGGCCTTCTTGCCAGCCTTCTGGAACTCGGTCACGTACGACGACCGCGCCTGGGGCGTTCCCCACCAGACCGACACGACGGCGATCGTCTACAGCAAGAAGGCCTTCGAGACGGCCGGCATCGGCGCCGTGCCCGATCGACTGGAGGATGCCTGGTCGTGGGAGGAGTTCAGCACGGTCGCCGCGAAGCTGCGGGCCTCGCTCCCCGCCTCGAAGTACCCGTTCGCCTACGACTGGACGGCGGCCGGCGCCTACCGCTGGTCGTCGTTCCTCTATCAGGCGGGTGGCTCCCTGCTCTCCGCCGACCTGAAGCGGCCGGCCCTGCCGAGCTCCGCCGCCGCGAAGGCCCTCGACTTCACCAAGAGCTTCTTCACGAAGAAATGGGTCCCCGCGAACAACACCATCAAGACGACCGTCTACTCCGACAACTTCTTCCTGAACCAGACGGCGCCGATGTCGTTCATCGGCGATTTTCTCGTGCCTGAGATCGCCGATAAAGCCAACGGATACCAGGGCGGTGAGTGGAGCACGACGTTCATGCCCCGCGACGAGACGGCCGCCTCCGACCTCGGCGGGAACGCCATCGTCGGGTGGAAGGGCACGAAGAACCCCGACCTCGCCGCCGCTTTCATGAAGTTCCTCGTCTCGGAGGACTCCATGAAGCGCTTCTGCGAGTCGGCGACCGAGCTGCCGACGCTGAGGACGCTGGCCGCAGAGATGCTCGACTACCCCACTCGCCCCGACAGTCTCGCCGTCTTCACGAAGCAGGCGACCACCATCACCGACGTCGTCGTCAAGGAGACCACCGTGCCAGCATTCGCCAGCATCTCGACCACGCTGCAGGACGAGCTCGAACTCGGCCTCCACGGCGGAAGCAGCGAGTCGACGCTCAGAGCCATCGCCTCCGGGATCCGAGAGGCGATCGGCGCATGACCGTCCACCCGCTCCGACTCCGCGGTGCCCGAGATGCGAGGCAGCCGCTGAGGGTCCGGGCGAACACGACGCTGGCCGCCTCGGGATTCATCCTGCCAAACCTCGTCATGCTCGGCCTCTTCACGCTCTTCCCGCTCGTCTACGCCTTCGTGATCAGCTTTCAGAACCTGGATTCACTGGGCTGGATCACCTGGGCCGGATTCGGCAACTACGTCACGATGGTGACCGACCCGGTCTTCTGGCAGTCCATGGCCAACACCGGGGTCTTCACGCTGTGCACCGTGCCCGTCGGCATGGCCCTCGGGCTGGCGATCGCCGTGCTGCTCAACGGCGTGCTGCCGGGCCGCACCCTGTTCCGGTCGATCATCTTCCTGCCGCTGGTGGTCTCGGGGGTCGCCACCGGCGTCCTCGGCGCATGGATGTTCGATCAGAACAACGGCTTCATCGACAAGATGCTGCAGGCTATCGGTCTGCCGGCGGTCGACTGGCAGTCGAACGGCGCCTGGGCGCTCACGTCGATCATCCTCGTCACGCTCTGGCAGCGCGTCGGCTTCGACATGCTCATCTATCTGGCTGGGCTGCAGGGCGTCGACGCCGGCGTGCAGGAGGCGGCACGCGTCGACGGGGCCTCGGGCTGGCAGTCGTTCCGCTACATCACTCTGCCGCTGCTCGGCCCGTCGACCTTCTTCCTCCTGATCATGAACCTCATCTACTCGTTCCAGGTCTTCGACACCGTCTGGGCTATGACGCGGGGTGGCCCCGGCTACTCGACGACGACGATCGTGTCATACGCGTACCGGCTGGCCTTCGACGAGTCCGGACCGTCGCTCCTGGGTTACGGTGCCGCCGTGGGCGTCGCGATCTACCTCATCACCCTGGCCATCACCGCCGTCCAGTGGCGGCTCAACATCCGGCGCGAGCACGCCGAGCAGGGAGTCTGACGTGTCGTCTCTCACCGATGTGTTCGAGGTCGGGTCAGGGCTGCCGGAGGTCGCGCGAACGCCGCGCGGCCCGAAGAGGAAGCACGGCCGCCTGCTCTGGCTCCGCCTGACCGTCGCCATCGTCATCACGGTGGTGATGGCCTTTCCGCTCTACTGGATGCTGCTGACGGCATTCTCGACCCGAGCCGATCTGTACGCGCCCGGGCTCCACCTCTGGCCGAGGCATCTCACGATCGACAACTTCGTCGCGCCCTTCCAGGCGTTCCCCGTGTGGCGCTGGTTCGGCAACTCGCTGTTCATCACCGTCATGACGACGATCATCACCGTGATCTGCAACCTGCTGGCGGGCTACGCCTTCGCCAAGCTGCGCTTCCGCGGCCGCAACGCGCTCTTCCTGGTGCTCCTGTCGACGATGATGATCCCGCCGCAGGCGATCATCGTGCCGCAGTTCAAGCTGTCGGTCGGCCTCGGCCTCTACGGGTCGCTGTGGAGCGTCATCCTGCCGGAGAGCGCCGTGATCTTCGGCGTGTTCCTCGCTCGCCAGTTCTTCATCGCCATCCCCGACGAGCTGGTCGAAGCCGCTCGGGTCGACGGCGCCGGACAGTTCCGGGCGTTCCGCTCGGTCGTGCTCCCCCTGTGCAAGCCGCTGCTCGCCGTGCTGATCCTGCTGACGTTCATGGGCGAGTGGAACGCGTTCGGCTGGCCGCTGGTCGCCCTCTCGGGCAATCAGAACCAGTTCACGCTCCCCATCGGCATCGTGGCCGACCTCCAAGGGCAGTACACCTCGAATTACGGCGCGATCATGGCGATCAACCTGCTCATGATCCTGCCGATCGTGATCCTGTTCGTCGCGTTCCAGAAGTACTTCGTCGAAGGGCTCGCGCGCTCCGGCCTCAAATGACTGGGGCTCGCGTCGCCTTTGTCAAGCCCGTCCTGCGCAGTAACCACCCGGCTACCGTCCACGGAAACGGTGCCGAGATCCTCGCCGTCAGCGCGTCGACCGGCCTGTTCACCGGAAGGAAACCATGTTTTTCCATAAGCAAGAGTTGCAGTTCACGTCGAGCCCGTCGAAGCCGGATCCCGCGTATGCGAAGAGGATGCAGGAGATCCTGGGTGGGCAGTACGGCGAGATCACGGTCGCGATGCAGTACGGGTTCCAGGCGTGGAACAGTCACCTGCCCGGTAAGTATCGCGACCTGCTGTGCAGCATCGGCGCGGAGGAGTTCGGTCACGTCGAGATGATCGCGACCATGATCGCGCAGCTGCTCGAGACCGCCCCCGTGGAGCAGAGCGAGGCCGCGATGAAGGCCGACCCCGTTCTCGCCGCGGTGGTGGGCGGCACCGACATCCAGGCGGCGATCGTCGCCGGTGCGGGGGTGCGTCCAGTCGACTCGAACGGCAACCCGTGGCAGGGTTCGTACATCACCGCGTCGGGCAACCTCCTCGCCGACGTTATCGCGAACGCGAACGCCGAGATGCAGGGCCGCATTCAGGTCGCCCGCATCTACAACATGACCGACGACCACGGGGTCCGCGACATGCTGTCGTTCCTTCTCGCACGCGACACGGGCCACCAGAACCAGTGGACGGCGGCAGCGAAAGAGCTCCAGGAGGAGGGCATCGAGGAGTTGCCGATCCCGTCGAACTTCCCGCTGTCGAAGGAGTTGAGGGAGGAGGAGTACAAATTCATCAACTTCTCCGACGGGCAGGAAGCGAAGAACGGCTCATGGGCGAACGGCCCCACCCCCGACGGGAAGGGCACGTTCACCTACCTCGACGGGCCGGAGGGCACCGTGCCGTGGCCAGCACCGACCCAGCCCGACGAGCGCTTCTACGGCACGACGCCGAAGCCCAACGTCGTCGAGAAGGTCAAAGGCGCCGTGAAAGACAAAGTCAGCAAGAAATAAGGTGCCACCCCGGCCTCGCTCAGGCGTAGGCGCCGTCGGCGGCTGCCACCCCGGCCTCGCTCAGGCGTAGGCGCCGTCGGCGGCTGCCACCCCGGCCTCGCTCAGGCGTAGGCGCCGTCGGCGATCTTCTCGGCGTACTTGCGCACGTCGGGGCCGGGCTCGTAGTCGATGAAGCGGTCTTTCAGTCGCTCGTTCAACGACCGGTAGGCGTCTTCCCATGTGCCGCCCGCGAAGTCGTGAGCCACCGAGCTCACGGCCTCGCGGAGCACGCGGTCGGCGTCGGAGACGATCTTTTCTCGCGCCTCGTCGTTCCAACGCACGTCGTCGAGGTCACTCACGCGTCGACCTCGCCGCGCCATGCGCCGTCTTCGGAGCCCTGCGACTCGATGTACTCCTTGAAGTTCCGCAGGTCTTTCTTCACGGCGTGGTTGTCGGCACCGAGCGTGGAGCCGAGCTTCTCGAACACGCCCGTCGGCTCCCAGTCGATCTGCACGGTCAGCCGCGTCTCGGTGTCGCTGAGCTTGTGGAACGTGATGACGCCGGCGTGGTCCGCCTCGCCTCCCGTAGAGTTCCACGCGACGCGCTCATCGGGGTGCTGCTCGGTGATCTGAGCCTCGAAGGTCTTCTCGACCGGGCCGACCTTGACTTTCCAGATGGTCAGGATGTCGGTCGGCTGAGTGATCGACTCGACCTCGTCGAGGAACTTGGGGAACTCCTCGAACTGGGTCCACTGGTTGTATGCGACGGACACGGGGACGTTGACGTCGATGGTCTCGATGGTCTGTGCCATGTGATTCTCCTTTGCTGGAGCGGTCGACGGTAGGTCGCGGCCACCGCCGCCGCCCGCTACAGACACGATGCACGGCGTTCTGACAGACGCCCCGTCCCCCGGCCTCGGCGCTCCTGCCCCGAGTCACCGTGGCGAGCCGACCACAGAGTCAGCGCGGCGAGTCTCCAGCGCGGCCCTCGCGCAGGGCGGGTGACGGGGCCGTAGCCTCTGCCTCGTATCGCACCCAACTCGCCACCGCATACGGGTCGGGCTCGTGGCCTGACGCCACGGCTCGCGCGATCTCGTTCGCGTACACGTTCCGCATGTCTTCAGCTGCCCGTCTCAGCGGCATACCGTCTCCCCCGACGCCGCCTGCGAGCGCCCTGTCTCCAGGCTAGAAAGCCATCCACGACAGTGCGACCCCGCTTTCTGGGCTGATCGCAGGAGTCGATGGGGCGACCTCCGAGACGCCCATCCGGGGGCTACACACGGAGGGCTGTCGTTGCCACAATGATGTGCCGACAGATCCGGAGACCCCATGCTTCTTCTCGCATAGTCGAGTCGCGCCTCGTTCGACTTCGGCGACGGCGACCTCATCACCCTGCTGATGAACAGCCGCGCGTCGAACCGGCGCCTGGGCATCACGGGACTTCTGCTCCATGACGCCGGACGTTTCGTGCAGATTCTCGAGGGCGAGCCATCGGCCGTCGAGGACCGCTACGCCCGTATCGCGGGCGACCCGCGTCACACCGACGTGCGCCTGCTGCTCTGCGAGGAGGAAGACGAGCGCCGTTTCCCGAACTGGAGCATGGGCTACCGGGCCCTCAACGATCCCCTGATCGGCGCCATCCCCGGCTTCGACAGGTTCTTCGACACCGACCAGGTCGATTTCTCCGACGGGAGCGGCCAAGAGTCGCCGATCCACGGCCTCCTGGAGCGCTTTCGGAGCGGCGACGACCTCGCCCTCTCCGTCAGCTCCGACTGAGCCGCCCGCAGGTCAGTAGTCCGACCAGTCGTCGTCGGCCAGAGCGAGGTCGTAGTAGCTGCGGTGCTCCCCTGCCGCAACGTCCACGCCCTTCCACGCGAGCGCGTCGGTCGCCACCGAAGCGCGCGACGCCAGGGTGTCAGCCGAGGAGGAAGTCGACATAGCGAGGCTCACCCCCGTGTCGCGCAGCACGGTCGGCCGCCGGCGTGACCGTGTCGAGCGAGGCCAGGCGGGTGTCGTTCATGAAACCCCGTCGGCGCCGCGGATATGCGCCGATGTGCGCCGGGGCGACTCCGGGGGCGCTCGAGTAGACGCTCATCGGATCACTCCGTCGGAGACGGTCTGAGACGTGGCGTGCGTGGTGTGGACCGCCTGGTCGAGAGCATCACGGGCCAGCATCGACGGTGAGATGTGTCGCGTACGACGCTTCATCGGGCGGGGCGTCTCGTTCATTCTCGCTCTCCTCGTAGGGCTCGGGTCAGGCTGTGGGCGAATCGGATGACCGCCTCGGCTTCGTCTGCCGAGAGGCGGTTGACGACGTCGACCAGGGGTGAGTCGACGTGGCTGTAGGCGGCGTCCATGTCGTGCATGAGCTGCACGGTCGGACGGATCACGACGGCTCGGCGGTCGAATGGATGCGCAGTCTTCTCGATGCGACCGACCTTCATGAGCCGGTCGACGAGCTTGGTGACGGCAGCACTGGAGAATCCCAGGAGCCGCGCGAGGTCGTTGGGGCCCAGGTGGCGGCCGTCTCGCTCCGCCTGCATGAGATAGCGCAGCGCCAGAGTGTCGGAGGCCGTCAGGTCGAGCTGAGCCAGTGCGCGCTTCTCGGCGGCGTCCGTAGCCTCGCGCAGAAGCCGGATGGCCGCCACGACCTGGGCCCCGGCCGACGTCTCGGGGCTGTCCGCGTAGAGATGCTGACGCTCGCGGCTCAGGAAAGTGTCGGTCATCGCGCTCCTGCCTCCGTCTTCTGGTCGGTCACTGCAGCACCCCCGCCGCCGCGGCGACGGCCGTGAGGAGGCACGCGACCGCAGCCGCGCCGGAGATGCCGATGGTGATCAGGTGGTGACGACGCTCGGCCTCTTGGGCGGACGAACCGGCCCGGATGGAGCGGGGGTTGATGACGCTCATGGTGCCTCCCTGACTCTCTCTCACACTGCGTACGTGACACACCTAACTAGTAGTCAACCAAGTTAGCAACCTAGTTGTCCTGAAAACGCACGGGCTCGTCGCTCCTGCACGGTGACGGTGCAACGTCAAGCCCGTCAGGCGGATGCGGACCAGAAGGGCGACGTATGCGTAGCGTCGGCACGATGAGCGATGACAGCACACACGACGGTCAGCCCGACGGTTCTACGAACCTCAGCGAGGCCGACAAGGAGTACACCGAGAATCTCGACGACGGTTCGACGACCGGCGATGCCGGCGACACCGACACCGACTACGTCTCCGGCGGCGAGCCGGATGAGCCCGAGGAGTAGAGCATGAGCGACACGACCAACAACGATCACGACGACGACAACGGGGAGACCCACGGCATCGACCACGAGACGCCCCAGGCTGACGAGGTCGACCCCGACGAGGGGACCACAGACGACGGCACCCCGGTCGACAACCCCGCCGGCTGAGTCGGCTCCGCCGGCTGGCCCGAGGCGCGATGAATTAGGGCGCCGCCACGGTCGGGTCCGGGCGGCGCCCTCGCGGCCGGCGCTAGGGTTCGCCGGCCGCGGCGGGGTGGGAATCGCCTCGCGTGACGCTACGCGGCCGCGCACGATGCGGACAGGGATTGACACCGCACGTCCAGACTCCGCTCTTCGTGGCTGCGCAGCGCTGCGGCAGGCCTGTCTCAGCGGCGGCGGAAGTAAGCGTTCGCGCCGCCCACGAACATGAGGATGGTGGCGACGACGACCGCGACTCCGCCGATCCAGCCGAAGGCGTTGCCACCGGAGAGCGCTCCCACCCCTGCGACGCCGATCACCTGGAGGATGGCGACGATCAGGAGCACGATGCGCGCCCAGTTGCGGCCGTCGCGCATCCGGAAGACGATGATCACTTCGACGACAGCGAGGATGAACGCGAAGATGGCGGTCCCGACCAACGGCGCGGTTCCCACGCTCTGAGCGGTCGATGCGCTCGAGTTGCCGCTGACGAGACTCACGATCCCTTGCAGGATGTTGACCAGGACGACGACGAGCCAGATGATGAACGAGACCGTGACGGTGGTCGGACGGCCGGATGAGCTGGTGGTGGACACTGTGACTCCCTTTCGATGCGCCGGGTGGCGCCTGTGACTGGAATCTAGTCACCTTCGAGTTTCCTGTACCCCGAGAGGTGCTTCAGGGCGAGCCGGTCTCGGCGCCGAGCACGCGGGTCGCCGCCGTGAAGGCCCGCTGCAGCACGACCGGGACCGGCAGGGCCCGGAGCACGTCGGACATGACCTCGACACCCCACGCGCCCGTCCAGCCCGTGCCGCGCACGGCTGACACGAACGCGGAGACGTCGAATGCGCCGTCACCGGGCAGAAGCCTCCGGTCGAACGTGTCGCCGAAGAACGATCCGATCGCCGTGGCGGCGCCGTCGGAGATTTCGACCGCCGTGATGGCCGACGCCGCAATTCCGGTGATTACGTCGTAAGGCGTACCGCTCCGCACGAAGTGCCAGGGGTCGAGCATCAGCCCGACGTGAGGATCGGCCAGGGCGACGACCGCCGGCAGCACGTCGTCGACGAGGTCGAGGCCGGAGCCGGCACCCGTCTCGACCGCCAGGCGCGTGCCCGCCTCCCTAGCCTCGGTGCCGAGCCTGCCGAGCTCGTCAATGAGACGACCGGACGCGTGATCGTCACCGGGCTGCCCCGAGCCCAGCTTCATGGGGTGCGCGCCCAGGGCGGTCGCCGCGTCGAGGAGCCGACGCCTCCGGGGATCCGAGTCGGCACGCCGGTCGCCGTCGAGCCACCAGTCATTCAGGAACTCCACCTCGACGTGGGTCAGACCGTGATCGGCGATCAGCGTGCGCGCCGACGAGAGGCCGCGAGACCTCCGCACCGACTCGAGGTCGGCCAGCTCGAGGCCGATGCCCGTGAACCCGGCCTCCGCCACGGCCGCGACCCGGTCTTCGAAGGCGACCGGGCTCTCGTCCGGAGTGAGTCCCGGGCGGACGTCACCGGCCGAGGTCCAGCAGGTCGCCAGGAGCTCGGTCGTCGGGGTGTCCCCCACCGTCAGCGACCACCCGCGATGTTGCGGTTGCGCTGGGCGACTCCCGCCGTGCCGTAGGGATAATCGTCGATGCGGGGTGCGCTGGCCTCCCCGAGCCGGTCGAGCTCGTCGGCGGTCAGCTCCACCGACGACGCGCCGAGGTTGTCGACCAGCTGCTCGACGGTGCGGGCGCCCAGGATCACGCTGGTGACCGCCGGCTGGGCCAGGAGCCACGCGATCGCCACCTGCGAGGCCGTCGCCTCGTGATCGTGCGCGGTGCCCTCGACTGCGTCGAGCACGGCCCAGGTGCGGGGGTCGGCGTTGCGGGCCTCCCACGCCTCCATGCCGCGCGACGGGTTTTCACCGAGCCGCGAGGCACCTGTCGGCGACTCGTCTCGCCTGTACTTGCCGGTCAGCCAGCCGCCGCCGAGCGGCGACCAGGGCAGCAGGCCGACGTGCGCGTCGAGGGCGGCCGGCACCACCTCGTGCTCGATGTCGCGCACCAGCAGGCTGTACTGCGGCTGGAGGGTCACCGGCGGTTGCAGGTGCAGGGCCCTGGCCCGATGCACGGCCTTCGTCAGATGCCAGCCGAGGTAGTTCGAGAAGCCGTAGTAGCCGATCTTGCCCGCCGTGACCGCGTCGTCGAGAAAGGTCAGCGTCTCGTCGAGGGGCGTGATGGCGTCCCACGCGTGCATCTGGTAGAGGTCGATGTGCTCGACCCCGAGCCGGTCGAGGGATGCGTCGAGGGCCGTGCGGAGGTGACGCCTCGACAGGCCCAGGTCGTTGGGCCCGTCGCCCATGGGGAAGCGCCCCTTGGTGGCGACGACCACCTGCGCGGCCTCGGCCGGGTGGTCGGCCAGCCAGTGGCCGATGATCGTCTCCGAGACGCCCGATGAGTAGACGTCGGCCGTGTCGATGAAGGTGCCGCCGTGCTCGACGAACGTGTCGAGGATGCGGTGGCTCGTGGTCTCGTCGGCCTCTACGCCGAAGGTCATGGTTCCGAGTGTCAGCTCCGACACGATCGCGCCGGAGTTACCGAGGGTTCTGTAGTCCATGCGGTGGACGCTACGCCCGGGCACGATCGAGAGCTTCCATCAGGCGCGCTCGACGACGAACAGCTCGTGGTTGCGCCGGAAGTGCTCGAGGAACCTCTCGTGCAGGATGGGCCGCTCCCCCGACGTCTGAGAGTCGTAGCGGCCGAGAGCCGCGGCCTTCGCGGCCTGCGCGGAGCCCGAGAGCCCGAACGTGCCGAGGCTCGTCCACGGCACCTCAGGCCTCTCGGGAGCGCCCCAGTGCCAGAGCCAGATGGGGTACGCCCACACGGTCCACGCGCGGCGGGCGGCGAGGTCGTCGACGATCTCGCCGACCACCCGGTGGTCGCGGTGCCCGTCCCCGCGCCACGGTGCGACGACCACGGCTCGGGCCGGCGCGACGTCACTCGCCAGCAGGGTGTCGAGAGCGTCGGAGACGGCGGCGCGCTCCTCGCGGACGCCCCCGTCGGCGAAGCCCAGCAGCCGCACGTCGTCGACGCCCAGCAGCGCGAGAGCCGCCCGGGCCTCGTCGGCCCGCTCCCGGGCGAGAGCGTCACGCCGGTCCGGCCCCGCCGTGGGATCGGCCGCGGCCCCGTCGGTGACGATGGCGACCGAGACCTCGAGGCCTCGTGCGACGGCGGCCGCGAGGAGTCCCCCGGCGCCGAGCGTCTCGTCGTCGGGGTGGGCGGCGACGAC is from Frondihabitans australicus and encodes:
- a CDS encoding manganese catalase family protein, which codes for MFFHKQELQFTSSPSKPDPAYAKRMQEILGGQYGEITVAMQYGFQAWNSHLPGKYRDLLCSIGAEEFGHVEMIATMIAQLLETAPVEQSEAAMKADPVLAAVVGGTDIQAAIVAGAGVRPVDSNGNPWQGSYITASGNLLADVIANANAEMQGRIQVARIYNMTDDHGVRDMLSFLLARDTGHQNQWTAAAKELQEEGIEELPIPSNFPLSKELREEEYKFINFSDGQEAKNGSWANGPTPDGKGTFTYLDGPEGTVPWPAPTQPDERFYGTTPKPNVVEKVKGAVKDKVSKK
- a CDS encoding SDR family oxidoreductase, which produces MTQYDKHDPNTIYPAPPFPKQEQSLPGAAWKMDPKPDHGETSYVGRDRLTGFRGIVTGADSGIGRAAAIALSREGADLVLSYLPDEQRDAEEVRDLLTSEGRKAILLPGDIADEEYCNRLVETAVDELGGLDTLVMVAGRMDSNDDILTLDTAAFDSTFKTNIYSLFWLTKAAIPHLEPGSTIVTTSSSQASSPSPDKVDYAVSKGAVKIFTEAMAQQLAPKGIRVNSVAPGPVWTPLQPGSDDAETVSTFGEGTPFGRPGQPAELAAAYVHLVSPESSYQTGSTISVAGGNPVF
- a CDS encoding carbohydrate ABC transporter permease, coding for MTVHPLRLRGARDARQPLRVRANTTLAASGFILPNLVMLGLFTLFPLVYAFVISFQNLDSLGWITWAGFGNYVTMVTDPVFWQSMANTGVFTLCTVPVGMALGLAIAVLLNGVLPGRTLFRSIIFLPLVVSGVATGVLGAWMFDQNNGFIDKMLQAIGLPAVDWQSNGAWALTSIILVTLWQRVGFDMLIYLAGLQGVDAGVQEAARVDGASGWQSFRYITLPLLGPSTFFLLIMNLIYSFQVFDTVWAMTRGGPGYSTTTIVSYAYRLAFDESGPSLLGYGAAVGVAIYLITLAITAVQWRLNIRREHAEQGV
- a CDS encoding aminoglycoside phosphotransferase family protein yields the protein MADHTRPSAETIQGWLKTDFGLTSGEMVAATGGYDREATVWCATDDAGDLWTVKRTRRDNRYGLLLALALANAGVKGVPEQLTTAEGIPWSEHETDRLSVSRWVDGREAAERGLDEAEWTRFGSLLRRVHEEPRLRPPRPDPRPRRGIRRAGERIRHRLARVDALVADGGWPAENADAVRIAADWAQLRERIGAFRTAAARLKAAKSPTVRVSCHGDPHLGNVIVDRCGQPWLIDFDDAVHAPREVDLMLIELGVLFTLPVSEGERAAFHSGYGPVDLDQDRLLRFGCVRAVEDLLDTVIAILAPGGTVPSSDLVAMLAGILSAQGLAGLVAARLTEV
- a CDS encoding MarR family winged helix-turn-helix transcriptional regulator, whose amino-acid sequence is MTDTFLSRERQHLYADSPETSAGAQVVAAIRLLREATDAAEKRALAQLDLTASDTLALRYLMQAERDGRHLGPNDLARLLGFSSAAVTKLVDRLMKVGRIEKTAHPFDRRAVVIRPTVQLMHDMDAAYSHVDSPLVDVVNRLSADEAEAVIRFAHSLTRALRGERE
- a CDS encoding SRPBCC family protein; the protein is MAQTIETIDVNVPVSVAYNQWTQFEEFPKFLDEVESITQPTDILTIWKVKVGPVEKTFEAQITEQHPDERVAWNSTGGEADHAGVITFHKLSDTETRLTVQIDWEPTGVFEKLGSTLGADNHAVKKDLRNFKEYIESQGSEDGAWRGEVDA
- a CDS encoding sugar phosphate isomerase/epimerase family protein; translated protein: MGDTPTTELLATCWTSAGDVRPGLTPDESPVAFEDRVAAVAEAGFTGIGLELADLESVRRSRGLSSARTLIADHGLTHVEVEFLNDWWLDGDRRADSDPRRRRLLDAATALGAHPMKLGSGQPGDDHASGRLIDELGRLGTEAREAGTRLAVETGAGSGLDLVDDVLPAVVALADPHVGLMLDPWHFVRSGTPYDVITGIAASAITAVEISDGAATAIGSFFGDTFDRRLLPGDGAFDVSAFVSAVRGTGWTGAWGVEVMSDVLRALPVPVVLQRAFTAATRVLGAETGSP
- a CDS encoding ABC transporter substrate-binding protein, with translation MKTSTITRRGLLAGTVGAAATAVLAACASTPGPVAAGGPAGSRATGTKVTGTLTFAYWGGSSGETAGFAEIKRRFEERNPGTEIILKVLPYTGFFSSIDRGIVSNTAPDLFRVDYTSIGKYISHGVLLDVTPYFSRAETEAFLPAFWNSVTYDDRAWGVPHQTDTTAIVYSKKAFETAGIGAVPDRLEDAWSWEEFSTVAAKLRASLPASKYPFAYDWTAAGAYRWSSFLYQAGGSLLSADLKRPALPSSAAAKALDFTKSFFTKKWVPANNTIKTTVYSDNFFLNQTAPMSFIGDFLVPEIADKANGYQGGEWSTTFMPRDETAASDLGGNAIVGWKGTKNPDLAAAFMKFLVSEDSMKRFCESATELPTLRTLAAEMLDYPTRPDSLAVFTKQATTITDVVVKETTVPAFASISTTLQDELELGLHGGSSESTLRAIASGIREAIGA
- a CDS encoding carbohydrate ABC transporter permease, giving the protein MSSLTDVFEVGSGLPEVARTPRGPKRKHGRLLWLRLTVAIVITVVMAFPLYWMLLTAFSTRADLYAPGLHLWPRHLTIDNFVAPFQAFPVWRWFGNSLFITVMTTIITVICNLLAGYAFAKLRFRGRNALFLVLLSTMMIPPQAIIVPQFKLSVGLGLYGSLWSVILPESAVIFGVFLARQFFIAIPDELVEAARVDGAGQFRAFRSVVLPLCKPLLAVLILLTFMGEWNAFGWPLVALSGNQNQFTLPIGIVADLQGQYTSNYGAIMAINLLMILPIVILFVAFQKYFVEGLARSGLK